GTTGGATCTGTTGCTTGCTCACTCTCCTTTTCTCCTGCCGGACATTTTAAAGAGTTCTTTCGTAGGGAAGATTCGGCTCATTCCGGTCGCCAAATCTACTTCTTCCTTATGAACTAAGCTTGAGAAAGGATAAAATTCTTCGATATTACGAATTTTGTCAGCGTAATCCTTAAGGGTTTTGTCCACAGCAGTTCGCATTTGTTCCGCATTCGATTCCTTTAGCCTTACATGAAAAATTTCTAGAACCAATATTCCTTCTTTCTCCAGTCGTAATGTCTCCGACCAAACTCGGGTTTCTCCCGGTCGGATGCGGTTATCGGATATCAGCATCGCTTTCGGATACCATTTCCATTCCTGACCGATTTTCGTCTCCTTTCGTTCTATCTCGATTCCATAATTATTTTTAACGGAGATTATTAATTTCAAAAATCGTTCTGGATCTCCCGAGGGAATATAATGGGAAGACATAAAATTAGAGAATTCTAACGTAGTTTCAATCTTATTCTCATGTATCCTTAATTTTAGAGGACTAAATTTTAGTCCGGATTTGTATCCATTGGCGACTTGAGAGTCGTAAAATTCGAATCGTTTTGGAACTCCTCCGCCGACAAATCCGTGCCTGTGTGAGATTCGTTTTGGACTTCCTAAATTCGAATTTACGAATTTTCTCCAGATTTCGGGCATATGACAAGATCCGCAAGTTTTCTGCCCGTGAGAATTTCCCTGATATTTGGACTCGTTTCCGGTATTGAATGCGCAGACAAGTTGGTCGTCCAACGTATAAGATACATTATGACAATCTAAACATCGATTTCTAAGGAGATCCCGTTCGATGCGAACCGGATGAGGCGGCTTTGTTCCTCCGGTGGCGCCTAGTATGTAAGACTTCCCCTCGTCATCCAATCTGACATGGCAAGTGGCACAAGTGACACCCTCTAATTTCATCTTTGCATCGAAATTCGGGTTTGCTTCTTCTATCGGACGACGATAATCGCCGTTCGACAGAAAATTCACGATAGTTTCCCGTTGATTCGATACCGGAATATGGCAGTTAAGGCAGAGCCAACGCGGGGAAGAGGATTTGGAAAGTTCGGATTGAAATTGTAGGTCGCTGAAAGCATTTGCGTGGGTGGAAGCCCTCCATTCCAGATATATTTCCGTATGGCATTTTCCGCAATTTTCGGCCCGGACTTCGCCGACGCCTTCCAAAGGAGGAAGATAAGGAATCGGTTTTGTCCAAGGATGGTTTCCCAAAGCGACTTCTATCGATACCTTCCGATTCCCGAAATAAATAATGTATACGAGAAGTCCGACAAAGACCGTCAAACATAAAA
This window of the Leptospira broomii serovar Hurstbridge str. 5399 genome carries:
- a CDS encoding multiheme c-type cytochrome, translated to MENFKFKGSIIFLCLTVFVGLLVYIIYFGNRKVSIEVALGNHPWTKPIPYLPPLEGVGEVRAENCGKCHTEIYLEWRASTHANAFSDLQFQSELSKSSSPRWLCLNCHIPVSNQRETIVNFLSNGDYRRPIEEANPNFDAKMKLEGVTCATCHVRLDDEGKSYILGATGGTKPPHPVRIERDLLRNRCLDCHNVSYTLDDQLVCAFNTGNESKYQGNSHGQKTCGSCHMPEIWRKFVNSNLGSPKRISHRHGFVGGGVPKRFEFYDSQVANGYKSGLKFSPLKLRIHENKIETTLEFSNFMSSHYIPSGDPERFLKLIISVKNNYGIEIERKETKIGQEWKWYPKAMLISDNRIRPGETRVWSETLRLEKEGILVLEIFHVRLKESNAEQMRTAVDKTLKDYADKIRNIEEFYPFSSLVHKEEVDLATGMSRIFPTKELFKMSGRRKGE